The following proteins come from a genomic window of Miscanthus floridulus cultivar M001 chromosome 2, ASM1932011v1, whole genome shotgun sequence:
- the LOC136540597 gene encoding uncharacterized protein → MLNPCTAANYLLIGRGTNATDSRNCHCRLDMSMLHLPSCRPAVHPVYRAAGSGGSTPLRSAADQRPSSRSRKGIVLSSPSPRPSLARCALKTPSYGGSREKVNPRDLFTFSYKFSTDIPMSETQGASIDEYLQNSPRIVGAVFSDQRKRRKINDEEWSVQLLPIQFLFLSASPVIVMRFVSKSGGKEYPPNVPVHATSLLLMEVTDYKLNGLDSNAVPSHLALTVRGLMYPQRQREGKKSLKCHVEMTVGFDLPPVLALVPESIIRGVGETVLRQIAEQMKQDLGTGLAADFKKYRREKLTERRTSP, encoded by the exons ATGCTCAACCCTTGCACGGCAGCCAACTACTTACTTATTGGCCGGGGAACGAACGCCACAGACTCCAGGAATTGCCATTGCAGGTTAGACATGTCAATGCTACACCTCCCGTCATGCCGTCCTGCAGTCCATCCAG TGTATAGGGCTGCTGGATCAGGAGGGAGCACACCGCTCAGATCAGCGGCGGATCAGAGACCAAGCTCGAGATCAAGAAAGGGCATCGTCCTGAGTTCTCCGTCGCCGCGGCCGTCGCTCGCCCGATGCGCTCTGAAGACGCCCTCGTATGGCGGATCGAGGGAGAAGGTCAACCCCAGAGACCTGTTCACCTTCTCCTACAAGTTCAGCACCGACATCCCGATGAGCGAAACGCAAGGG GCGTCCATCGATGAGTACCTGCAGAACAGTCCCAGGATCGTCGGAGCCGTGTTTTCGGATCAGcgcaaaagaagaaagatcaacgaT GAAGAATGGAGCGTGCAGCTCTTGCCCATCCAATTCCTCTTCCTGTCGGCGTCGCCGGTGATCGTCATGCGCTTCGTCAGCAAGTCCGGCGGGAAGGAGTACCCGCCCAATGTCCCCGTCCACGCCACCAGCCTCCTCCTCATGGAAGTG ACGGACTACAAGCTGAATGGTCTGGACAGCAACGCCGTGCCGTCGCACCTGGCCCTCACCGTGCGAGGCCTGATGTACCCGCAGCGGCAGCGGGAGGGGAAGAAGAGCCTCAAGTGCCACGTCGAGATGACCGTCGGCTTCGACCTCCCGCCGGTGCTCGCCTTGGTCCCGGAGAGCATCATCAGAGGCGTCGGCGAGACG GTGTTGAGGCAGATCGCGGAGCAGATGAAGCAGGACTTGGGCACGGGGCTGGCAGCAGATTTCAAGAAGTACAGGAGGGAGAAGCTAACTGAGAGGCGCACATCGCCCTGA
- the LOC136540598 gene encoding uncharacterized protein, with the protein MAASSPSLPPPPAAAAAASTTLAGNLTASSLLSIPRPRPRLAAAHRRTVVAAAASPRPRLPPPSEGDGDEHEVERAIGMDGGIPGTSDEFLRRVSSRAYGMRRHLMESLDSLAYDVLETNPWREDSKPVYVLARSDNHLWTMKTRRSRNEVERELGKLFSKGGGSGVGTQSKYSGSKFNMVVEDIREGVLIFEDEDDAVKYCDLLQGGGQGCEGIAEIEASSVFNMCRNMKALAVLFRRGRTPPLPQSLERDLRARKRSPLED; encoded by the exons ATGGCAGCTTCCTCGCCgtccctcccgccgccgccggcagcggCGGCTGCGGCCTCCACCACGCTGGCCGGGAACCTCACGGCCTCCTCGCTCCTGTCcatcccgcgcccgcgcccgcgcctcgcCGCGGCGCACCGCCGGACGGTCGTGGCCGCGGCCGCGTCGCCCCGTCCCCGGCTTCCGCCGCCGTCGGAGGGGGACGGCGACGAGCACGAGGTGGAGAGGGCGATAGGGATGGATGGCGGCATACCCGGGACCTCGGACGAGTTCCTGCGCCGCGTCTCCTCCCGCGCTTACGGCATGCGGCGCCACCTCATGGAGTCGCTCGACTCCCTCGCCTACGACG TACTGGAGACAAACCCGTGGAGAGAAGATTCCAAGCCAGTCTATGTGCTGGCCAGAAGCGATAACCACCTATGGACAATGAAAACTCGCAGGAGCCGCAA CGAAGTTGAAAGGGAACTTGGAAAGCTTTTCTCAAAGGGAGGGGGTTCTGGAGTTGGAACTCAATCAAAGTACTCTGGCTCCAAGTTTAACATGGTTGTTGAAGATATCAGAGAGGGAGTACTG ATATTTGAGGATGAGGACGATGCTGTAAAATACTGCGACCTTCTGCAGGGCGGCGGTCAAGGATGCGAGGGAATTGCAGAGATAGAAGCATCATCA GTTTTCAACATGTGCCGTAACATGAAAGCCCTTGCTGTTCTTTTCCGCCGCGGAAGGACTCCTCCATTGCCTCAAAGCCTGGAGCGCGACTTAAGGGCGAGAAAGCGGTCACCACTGGAAGACTAG